From the Lathyrus oleraceus cultivar Zhongwan6 chromosome 3, CAAS_Psat_ZW6_1.0, whole genome shotgun sequence genome, the window GTGGAATTTTTCATGTTGACTCTACCAATAGTTAGATTCATGGTTTGTTTATATTCTTCAATGATATAAGTGTTTGTCTATTATTAGACTCATGATTTTACCAACCTTACTTCCTTACTAGTTAAATACTTCAATTTCTAATATTAGTCAAGAGCTTTGGAGCTGCACCATTAATTTAAAACATTTTATTGTGAAACCAAGTGAACACTTTCTATGATGAAAAAAATGAAACCCCCCCTTGGATTACGATTCTTTGGTTGTAACTCTCTATTCTAATGAGTTAAATTTCTGATAGCATGAATGAATTTAGTTTTCTATGTGTTTTAAAATGCTTATTAGGCCTGTAATGGTTTAAACGATTTTGtttcttttgtgtttgttatgCATGTAATAGTTTTCAAATCATTCTTTTTATATTCAAGAACAATTGAGTCGGATAAAGAATTAAAAGCATGgtgggaaaatattagaattgTTGGACATGGTGACAAAAAATAAAATCAGTAACAGAAATATAGAATTCTGGACTAAAACAAAAAATGACTTAGGGACTAAAACAAAAAATACACCAATTTATAGAGATGAAAAAACTAATTAAATCTTAAATTTGGGTTTGTGTTCATATCTTCGTCCTAAACCTTCGtataaacataaaaaaaatatttaactCAAAATACTTCGAAACCCAGAATTTAGCAAAGGTACAACCATCTTGTCTCTACAAAATACATAAAATATTTTATTCAAATGAAAATTATCATGGTCCTTGAAATAGGTTTGTTCAGAAATTGTCATAGAAGCTTTAAGATTACTTATGAAACTCCATGGATGATGGGGTTGGTGAGAAGAGAAACATAAATATTATGTGAAGAATGAGATAGGAAATGAAAGAAAATGTAGCTACTTTTTGAAATGGAGTTTGCATAGAACATAAGATCAAGGTGAATGTGAGAAAAAATGGAGATTGAAGATAGAGTTTGAATGTGAAAAAAAAATAAAGTTTGGAGATGGATTAAGGAAGAAATTTTGtaaaattaatttatttttagATTTCGTCCTTCCTTGATGCCACATCACTGGATCTTTACCGgcttcttttttttctttctaaaagACTGTTAACGTTAAAAATTAAAACTAAAAGAAATTCAACATCCAAAAATAAATTaaagattaaaataaaaaaacatgcAACTTAGGAAACAAAAAGATTATTTAAACCTTACTTATTTGTCAAATGGATAGTACTTGACTTTTGAGACAATTTAGAGTCGAGGGTAAGAGGTGTGTGTAGATTGTTCTACCACTAATCTTTTGCAAttaaaaaaacaacaacaaaccaaaacagagaaaaaaaatCTGCCAGTCCCATCCAAATACCTACTCTTTTCTCTTTGTCTTCTCCACTCACTCGGGGTAACCTGCAAGCTGTTCAGAAGATTGTGTTTTCCTTCCTATTTTCCAATTCATGCTCTGTAAGTGTTTGTTAATAATCCCAAACGACTTTTTTCTTCACTCAAACTACATCATGTTTTGTTCTCAATTATACCATGTTATTGTTCCTTAATCTTTTCTATTTTCCAACAGATAAATGTTGCATCTCGCATCTTCCCCATTCTTATCTTTAACCTATCCCAGGAACAACCTTCACCATCCTAGTTATTCAACAAAATCTTCAGTTAAAACATCATTTTCCGTTCGTTGTTCGGTGCCACATACAAATAATGAAACTAAAGTGGAATATACTCCTTGGCTCATCGTTGGGTTGGGTAACCCTGGAAACAAATACCATGGCACAAGACACAATGTAATTGTTAATGTTATTGTTATCTACTTTTTTTTTTCATAGTAGTGAATCAATTTACTGAATTTAATGTTATGGGTTTTTCTCTGTTAGGTTGGATTTGAAATAATTGATAGTCTTTCTCGAACTGAAGGGATTCTGATGAATACAATACAGTCAAAGGCCTTGATTGGATTAGGTTCTATAGGAGAAGTACCGGTTTTGTTGGCAAAGCCTCAAACTTACATGAATTTTAGTGGCGAATCGGTTAGTTTTCGCAATACATAATAGCTAGACTTTCGTAATTAATACATACATGCATAGATACACACACTGAAATTGGCTATGGATGAACTATCTGATTCGGTGCTTATAGTTGTTTGTGCTTACTGTGATTTGTTAGTTTGAATGTTATCTTTTTGTTCTTGAGTTATCTTGTTTTTAATATTCTTATAGGTTGGGCCGCTTGCTGCTCATTATCGAGTGCCCTTGCGTCATATTCTACTAGTATGTATTTCTTATTTTGATCTTGTTTGGTTACAATTTGGGAATTTGTTGATGTTTTGTTTGGCTCTTTAAGTTTTGGAAATTTTGATGTAGGTTTATGATGAAACTAGTCTTCCGAATGGTGTTTTGAAGCTTCAACCTAAAGGTGGACATGGGCATCACAATGGGTAATGTTTGTATAATTTATTTCATAACTTGTATGGTTTTATGGATGATACATAGGACTGTCGTCCCAAAATTGAAAACATTGTGTTTCTTGACTTATTTAGGATCTGGCTTTATATTTCTCTATATATGTCGTCTTATACTGTAAAATTATGAAGTCTATAACTGGTGTTAATGTTGTTACAGATTGAAAAATGTGATAGGCCATTTGGATGGTTCCCATGATTTTCCTCGACTTGCAATCGGTTAGTTCTTTGTCTACTGTCACATTATAAGTTTACATAGCCTCTTGAGTTTTTATCAGAGTATATTTCAAATTTGTATTTTTAGGAATTGGAAATCCTCCTGGAACTATGGACTTAAGAGCGTTTCTTCTACAAAAGTTCAGTTCGGTGGAAAGAAAGCAGGTAACACCTTCTAGTCTTCTGCCATGCGTTGGTTTAGCTATTCTGTCACTGCATAGAATAGAGTTTTTCTGCTTATAGTTGTGAAATACTTGAGTCACCACAAAATTGTAGAATAGTATAAATTATGTACCTTTTTTCATATTAGAAATTCAACAGAAAAACATTTTTTTGTTGCATTTTTTATGGCAGATTGACGAGTCATTGGAGCAAGGAGTTCAAGCTGTTAGGACATTAGCGATGAATGGGTTTAACCATCATGTGAATAgattcaacttagggcaaaaatacAAGTACAATAAAGTTTAATGTTTTTCAAATGTGCCGCTAGTTTTTGGTTACAGATGAAATGGTTACCTCATTGTGTTCTAGCATTTTTGCCGAAAAATCTTTTTCCTAATCTGTTGCCTCACATGGCTCTAGCTTATAATTGCTTCATGCTGAGAAAATTAATCAGTTAGGACTAATCTATGAAATTGGCACCATACCTTGCCTATGCGGGAAGGTAACTTTTTCTTCTTGGCATCTCATAATCCTTCTCTGTATGAAATTCTATTACCACATTGTACAATGGCGTAAACCAAGCTGttttgacgaagacaaattgATCATCTTCATCAGAATGCAAATACCAAACCCGACTCAGTTTTGCTGCGAAGAGAATGATGTGCCAACGTTGCACTTATATCGACCTGCTGCTAGTTTCCTCCAATTGGTGACTATCTGCTCTGATGTAACAACTGTCTTCCGCATATGGAGTATGTTCACCCTGCTCTAATCGGTAGCCGCTGACTAAATTGTTGTCTCTGTCTATAATTTGTGTACTTGTTTTGGCAACATTATTCCATAACTTGGTGTTTCTTTGCTTCTAAGTGCTCCAGGTTAAAACACCCCATTATGCAACCTTGTGTTGTTGTTAAAAGGTTGAAACTGAGAAAAAATTGCAGCAGCCGTATTATTGATTCAGTGGAAATCATACTTTATTTCATCCCACAAAACCCCACTATTTACCCAATTTTGATAGGCATTGGACACAAAACATATGCAGGTTGTCCTCATAATTATCTCCAAAAATAAGACAGTAGGTTGAACACTTGACACATATCGTAAAGCTGAGCTCTGGTTTGAAAGCTCCTCGACACATATGCCAAATAAGTTTTTTAATCTTGGGTGGAACTTTCAGAAGCTATATGCTAGACCAAAATTCAGGAACTCTAATGACTCCTCACTCCCACACTTACCTGCACACCCTTTATGCCCTTGATTTAAAACCCCCCTTCTAGCTAAATTATCTTTTGTTAAAAGTTTGTTTTGAAGCAATTTTCAAACCAAACAAGACACTTTTGACGGTATCGCATTTGTGTCAAATCTTCGTCCAAGGGTGGTTAGAAGACGATTGCAACTCCTACTATAACCTCTTGTATGCCTCTTTCACTAAATACTAATTTGACGTGTCAATGTGTCACCACCATCTAGCTCCAATCGATAAATATCCTTTCACCAATTCGAAATATCATTAACATTTGTACAACTTATCCCATTTAATCTAGCTAATTTTTCTCACTTTTGTGCAATCCTCCATAAAAATTTGTTTAAAATATATTCTAATTTAGAAATGGTATATAATTGAGTCTTAAAAGAAGGAAAGAAAATAGATTAGGATTGCATATAAGGCAGattttaatattattataatCCACCCTCAATAGACATATGTTTGTTCTTCCATTTATTGTCTTAATCACCTGATTCTAAGGATCTTTCTGATTCGGATTTGCCTCAATTGAAAGACCAAATTAATTGAGGGATAAAAACCCAATTCTACATTCTAGAATATTTGTCGCCCCTACAATCCAAAATTGAGGGACATTGATCCCAAAAATCACAAACCTCAAATTTGTATCTCAGAAGCTTACCCACGTCAAGAGCATTCTACATCAAATTCATGTCTAGAGTGTTTACGGTGTGGTTTGAATCGGTTTTGAGACAAATAATGATTCGATCTAAAGATAAATTTATTCGTGATTAGGTTCTATTTTGGATGATCGATTTAAAAAATTCGATCTAATCCAATTTCATGCAATTTGATTTTGATCATTTTTGGATATCCAAATTAATAAGTTTGATATAATATATAACATATATTATATTAAAAGTTAATATTATGAttgaaacaaataaaataatataaataaattgaTTAAATTGAACTGataaataatatttataataataaatatcaTCTAATAATAAATTaacacaatatatatatatatatatatatatatatatatatatatatatatataatatatatatatatatatatacacacacatgGTTTGATTCGATTTTCATCAATTTTGAAAAATCAATCTGAAATTCGATCCAAAACAAAAATAACTTTTATAAAATGACATTCAAACACATCCAataatatttgattttttaaaaaatttaatttattttagaTCGATTTGCGGTTTTTATTTAGTATTTGAACATATTGTCTCTACTTTTTAATATCGGTAAGgaaattttgttttaaaatatttgtatatttaactttttaatataaaaataataatatttaaattatgTCAATAGTACAAAAACActaataattaatataattatgatttcattttattatatttttttaagtAATGTGTAAAAAATTTAAATGACATTAATTTTAGTACTTATGAATAAAAAAAGTTTAGAATTTCGATATTAACTATATTATTTGTTTTGCCaattattttatatattttttttgtaaaatgGTATTTATTTAATATAAAAATGTTGAATAATTAAACTTTAAATCTATTcaaataattatccttattttatattttttgaaaattCCCTAATTGCTTAAATCTCAAATTATGGAAGAAAATTGTTTATGAGACACAAGATAATTAAGTAAAATGAATATAAAATTCCACGTGTAATATAGAAAAGTTATAATTAAGAAAACATAGCTTTCACAATTAAAAGCATCTTCTCTCTCATTTATTAGACCGTTACAATATCAAATGCCGTAATActattttgttttattttattacAAAAAAAGAAAGTGGTAAAAAGAGAAACATACTTAACCAACAATGAACCAAGAACTATACTAAAACATTTCAACGGCTAtattttctgtctcatcttccAAACCCTATTCTTCTCTCTGTTCTCACCACCACAACACCGAACAAAACATCATCACATTATGAATTTGGAGAGAGGACCCAGGTACGATGAATACGCTAAATTGCGAGAGAAAAAGCTTCGACTCAACTACCAAACACAGCAACAAGATTATCAAGAAGAACAAGAAGAAAAAGAGAATGTTTTTGAATCAAAAATCCCAACCATATCAACAAAACAAGTCAAGTTTCAAGTTGGTGTGTCTTCTGTAAGAAAAGGGTCTTCTCTTGTAGTTCAATCTGTGCCGGATTTCTCTTCATTGTTAAGGAAAGAAAATCGCAAACCAACGAATAATGCACTACCTGGTACAACGACATTGACACCTCCGTTGAAGAACAGGAACAAAGGTTGTGGTGTTATGTCGAGTTCAAGAGGAGGTAGTAGATCGGTAAATGTTAATGCAGAGAAGAGAAAGGGTTGTGGTGGTGGCGGTGGTGGGATTCTTACGGCAAGGAAAAGCTATGGTAATTTTGACGAACTGAGGAGTTTTTCTTCCGCTACTGCAAATGCTATCAATGGTGAGATTAAGAATAACAGAGTTGTTGTGGGGAAGAAAAGTGTTTTAAGGTGTAGAGATCTTTGAGTTTCTGCAACTTTGAATGCTTCAATTTTTAGTTTTTATTCACTTTTTTTATATCATCTTTTCTGGTTTCaatttgcatttttttaattttttggGAGGGTGGATTTGTAGTAGTATTAAAGCTTCTAAGCTTGTGTGATTTGAGTGCTgattattggaatattattacAGAAGAATAGTTTTCAATATTCCTTGTTGATTGGGAATGATTTGTTTGttgtatttttgatgaaataAATAAATTTGTTTGTTTCTCTATTAATTACTACTAGTAAGGATATTAACTGAACTTTAGCTTTTACTACATTATTATTGGAAGAAAAAAACACTGAACTTTAACATTGATTATATTGAGACAATCTAAGTCTCATTTATTGAATATGATAAACCTACATAAAGCTTAAAATCTAGGCAATTTTACCTTAAAGAATTTTTCTTTTGAATTTTTCTTTTGAAtttttcttttgaattttttaattcaaatttGTTGGAATAATTAGGATTTCAAGAAGAGTGAACGATGAAGAAGAATATATACGAGAGAGAACTTTGTTTTGAATTACAATATCATGCTTATTTATAGGTAATCAAGGTCCAAGCCCAAAACATACAAATTTACACTTTGACTTAACAGTTCTTAATTGTATTCGACTATGTCGAGTACAGCTGATTCTACAACTACTTTGATTAGGTTACACAACCTTGTCGAATTACATCTTCTAACACACATTCTAATTCAGGTTTTCAAGACTTCTCATTCTAATACCTTTCTTCAACACTTCAAACTTGACTTTCTATAGTGGTTTGGTGAGTATATGAGCTAGTTGTCATTTTGTCTTGCAATACTCAAGTTTAAGATTCCCTTTACTCACTTGATCCATAAGGAAATGAGGTCTTCTTTCTATGTGTTTACTTCGACCATGACACATTGGATGATTGCCTAGATCGATAGCTAACTTGTTGTCTACAAACATTCATTTTCTTAGGTTCTGCGATCTTGAGCTCTTCTATCAGCATCTCTATCCATGTTGTTCGACATGCTACATAAGATGCGGCCACGTACTCAGCTTCACATGATGACAAATCAACAATGGTTTGCTTCCTTGAGCTCCAAGAGATTGGAGCGTCTTCGATCATGAATATGTAGCCTGTAATACTCTTCTTCTCGTCTTGATCTCCACTAAAATCTGAATCAGTATACTCATATACCTCTGTATCTGTGTTGCTCTTCTTTTTTCTTGACATCAGCACACCATAATTAATCGTACCTTTGATGTATCTCAGCACTCTCTTAACTGTAATGAGATGACACTCTTGGGGTTTCTCCATGAATCTGCTCAACAATCCGACAATTTGGCAAATACCTTGCCAGGTATTGCAAAGATACCTCAAGGATCCAATGATTTATTTGTACAGTGTCGCACTTACAAACTAATCATTTGTATCTTTTTTCAACTTTGCTCCCGTTTCTAATGGCGTTACAGATGCATTACAGTTACTCATCTTGAACCTCTTCAAGATGTCTTGAGCATACTTCTTTCAGTGCAAAAAGACTCATTCACTTGTGTCTTTGAATTTCATCCATAAGAAATATGACAAATTTCCTAGGTCAGACAATTCAAACTCTTGTGTCGTCTTTGATTTGACTCTTCTTATCTTTGCTTCATTTGCACATGTGATCAATAAATCATCTacatatatgcatgaaatgattCGACTGACCCAGTCAACAACATTTACATATACTTCATGTTCTGATACACATTTTGTAACACCGACTTCGATCAGGAAGATATATATTCTCTTATTCCAAGTCATTGGGGTTTGTTTCAAGCCATATATAGTGTTCCTCAATCTGTACACCTTCTGCTCTTGCAATTTGATTTTGAATCCTGGTGGTTTAGTGGCATATACCTCTTCTTCCAATGGTCCATTCAGAAATGGTAAATTTAAATCTAATTGATGTATCTTCCATCCTCTGTCTGCTGCAGTCGACACAATAATCTTGATTGTCTCCAACCTTACAACAGGTGCGTAGACTTTGTCAAAATCAATACCAAATTTTTGTATAAAGTCTCTCTCCATTATTCTTGCCTTATGCTTGGCAATTTCATCGTTTGGTGTTCGTTTCACCTTGTAGGTccatttcacatcaattggctTCTTGCTACATCTTTCGATAAGTTTCGAGATCTTGTTCTTCTCAATTTCCATTAGTCATTCTTTCATGGTTGCCAACCAATTTGAATCATTCATGGCTTGATCCAAATTAATTGGTTATGCTTCAGCCATCATCATCACTTTTTCTATAAGATCACCATCTGCATCAATTGCTTGATCTGGAAATATCTCATATACAACTAGCCTTGTCGACTCAATTCTCCTTCTAGTCGATCTTCTAACATTTTGCTCAAGTGGTTCTCCCTCTTGAGTTGTTGTGGCTTCATTCCGttgatcttcttcttcaaataCAATTATGATTATATCTTGCTCATGTTGAACTGACTTCTAAGTCCAGTTCCACCTTTTGCTTTCGTCCACCAGAATATCTCTATTGATTACTAATTTATCATCATTTGGAGAATACAACTTGTATGCAC encodes:
- the LOC127126852 gene encoding chloroplastic group IIB intron splicing facilitator CRS2-B, chloroplastic; its protein translation is MLHLASSPFLSLTYPRNNLHHPSYSTKSSVKTSFSVRCSVPHTNNETKVEYTPWLIVGLGNPGNKYHGTRHNVGFEIIDSLSRTEGILMNTIQSKALIGLGSIGEVPVLLAKPQTYMNFSGESVGPLAAHYRVPLRHILLVYDETSLPNGVLKLQPKGGHGHHNGLKNVIGHLDGSHDFPRLAIGIGNPPGTMDLRAFLLQKFSSVERKQIDESLEQGVQAVRTLAMNGFNHHVNRFNLGQKYKYNKV
- the LOC127126854 gene encoding uncharacterized protein LOC127126854, yielding MNLERGPRYDEYAKLREKKLRLNYQTQQQDYQEEQEEKENVFESKIPTISTKQVKFQVGVSSVRKGSSLVVQSVPDFSSLLRKENRKPTNNALPGTTTLTPPLKNRNKGCGVMSSSRGGSRSVNVNAEKRKGCGGGGGGILTARKSYGNFDELRSFSSATANAINGEIKNNRVVVGKKSVLRCRDL